A genomic stretch from Aminobacter aminovorans includes:
- a CDS encoding CoA-binding protein, whose protein sequence is MNHDSYDNDYIAGILNSVKTIAVVGASANEVRPSYFVTKYLIDKGYEVFPVNPGHAGKDILGRMAYASLSDIPASIDMVDVFRASAAVPGIVDEVLRLDPLPKVIWMQLTVRHDEAAARAEAAGIKVVMNRCPKIEYARLAGEIGWNGVNSGMLSAKRPVMREGFQSFGIRAR, encoded by the coding sequence ATGAACCACGACAGCTACGACAATGACTATATCGCCGGCATCCTGAATTCGGTGAAGACGATCGCGGTCGTAGGCGCCTCGGCCAATGAGGTGAGGCCGAGCTATTTCGTCACAAAATACCTGATCGACAAGGGCTATGAAGTCTTTCCGGTCAATCCGGGGCATGCCGGCAAGGACATCCTCGGCCGCATGGCATATGCCAGCCTTTCCGACATCCCAGCCTCAATCGACATGGTCGACGTCTTCCGCGCCTCGGCGGCTGTGCCTGGTATCGTCGACGAGGTGCTCAGGCTCGATCCGCTGCCCAAGGTCATCTGGATGCAACTCACCGTTCGCCATGACGAGGCTGCTGCGCGTGCCGAGGCCGCCGGCATCAAGGTCGTCATGAACCGCTGCCCCAAGATCGAATATGCGCGGCTTGCCGGAGAAATCGGCTGGAACGGCGTCAATTCCGGTATGCTCTCCGCGAAGCGCCCGGTGATGCGCGAGGGTTTCCAGAGTTTTGGCATCCGCGCAAGATAA
- the rplM gene encoding 50S ribosomal protein L13 gives MTTFSQKPADVVKKWVLIDAEGLVVGRLATIVANILRGKNKPTFTPHVDDGDNVIIINADKVAFTGKKFTDKVYYWHTGHPGGIKERTARQLLEGRFPERVLEKAVERMIPRGPLGRRQMKNLRVYAGAEHPHVAQQPVTLDVGAMNVKNKKAS, from the coding sequence ATGACAACCTTTTCGCAGAAGCCTGCGGACGTGGTGAAGAAGTGGGTGCTGATCGACGCCGAAGGTCTCGTCGTCGGCCGTCTCGCCACCATCGTCGCCAACATCCTCCGCGGCAAGAACAAGCCTACCTTCACGCCTCACGTCGACGACGGTGACAATGTCATCATCATCAACGCCGACAAGGTCGCCTTCACCGGCAAGAAGTTCACCGACAAGGTGTACTACTGGCACACCGGTCACCCAGGCGGCATCAAGGAGCGCACCGCGCGCCAGCTGCTCGAGGGCCGTTTCCCCGAGCGCGTCCTGGAGAAGGCCGTTGAGCGCATGATCCCGCGTGGTCCGCTCGGCCGTCGCCAGATGAAGAATCTCCGCGTCTATGCAGGCGCCGAACATCCGCATGTCGCTCAGCAGCCAGTGACGCTCGACGTCGGCGCGATGAACGTCAAGAACAAGAAGGCCTCGTAA
- a CDS encoding COX15/CtaA family protein translates to MSAMTNTAAPLAERNRELRNRTLVRGWLYLVLLVLFALVMVGGATRMTGSGLSITEWKPIHGVIPPLNQAEWQEEFEKYQQIPQYEQINKGMTVDEFKGIFWWEWGHRLLARGVGFLVAIPLAFFWISGRLERRLKPRLVGLLALGGLQGFIGWWMVASGLSERVSVSQYRLAIHLTFACIIVTAVAYIARGLATYSEVPADRRIQRFSGVMVLLVLFQIYLGALVAGLHAGLSYNTWPLMDGAIIPGDLLVIEPVWRNFFESPKTVQFVHRMFAYTVLIVALWHAFATMTLAPRRTHARRALLLALLIVVQAAIGVGTLLMQAHMHWALLHQGFALIVLIFATAHWRATKGAYPLENDVAVRS, encoded by the coding sequence ATGTCAGCCATGACCAACACTGCCGCACCGCTTGCCGAGCGCAACAGGGAACTGCGCAACCGTACGCTGGTCCGCGGCTGGCTTTATCTCGTCCTGCTGGTGCTGTTTGCGCTCGTCATGGTCGGCGGCGCAACCCGCATGACCGGCTCCGGGCTCTCCATCACCGAATGGAAGCCGATCCACGGCGTCATTCCGCCGCTCAATCAGGCCGAATGGCAGGAGGAGTTCGAAAAATACCAGCAGATCCCGCAATATGAGCAGATCAACAAGGGAATGACCGTTGACGAGTTCAAGGGCATCTTCTGGTGGGAATGGGGCCACCGCCTGCTCGCACGCGGCGTAGGTTTCCTCGTCGCCATTCCACTTGCCTTCTTCTGGATCTCAGGCCGCCTCGAGCGAAGGCTGAAGCCGCGGCTTGTCGGCCTGCTGGCGCTGGGTGGTCTGCAAGGCTTCATCGGCTGGTGGATGGTCGCCTCGGGGCTCTCGGAGCGCGTGTCGGTCAGCCAGTACCGGCTGGCGATCCATCTTACCTTTGCCTGCATCATCGTCACGGCTGTCGCCTATATAGCGCGCGGCCTTGCGACCTATTCGGAGGTGCCGGCGGACCGCCGGATCCAGCGCTTCTCCGGCGTCATGGTGCTGCTGGTGCTGTTCCAGATCTATCTCGGCGCGCTGGTTGCCGGCTTGCATGCCGGGCTCAGCTACAACACCTGGCCGCTGATGGACGGCGCCATCATCCCCGGCGACCTGCTGGTGATCGAACCGGTCTGGCGCAATTTCTTCGAAAGTCCGAAGACCGTGCAGTTCGTCCACCGCATGTTCGCCTATACGGTGTTGATCGTGGCACTTTGGCACGCCTTTGCGACCATGACCCTGGCACCGCGCAGGACCCATGCGCGCCGCGCCTTGCTGCTGGCTCTTCTGATCGTGGTCCAGGCGGCCATCGGCGTCGGCACTCTGCTGATGCAGGCGCATATGCACTGGGCGCTGCTGCATCAGGGCTTTGCGCTGATCGTGCTGATCTTTGCCACCGCGCACTGGCGCGCGACCAAGGGGGCTTATCCCCTGGAAAACGACGTCGCCGTCAGAAGCTAG
- a CDS encoding VOC family protein, with translation MEQRLSLVTLGVDDLGRAVRFYEAMGLKRNQSVTEGVAFFQMGGIVLGLWGREQLASDAGVPNGKGGFSGVSIAYNTRSEAEVDEILATAEKAGGRIVKPAQRAFWGGWYGYFADTEGHLWEVAHNPDFPIAEDGSILLP, from the coding sequence TTGGAACAGCGCCTTTCGCTTGTAACCCTTGGAGTGGACGATCTCGGCCGTGCCGTGCGCTTCTACGAAGCGATGGGGCTGAAGCGAAACCAGTCGGTCACCGAAGGCGTCGCCTTCTTCCAGATGGGAGGGATCGTGCTCGGTCTCTGGGGGCGCGAACAACTGGCATCCGACGCCGGGGTTCCCAACGGCAAGGGAGGCTTCTCGGGCGTGTCCATTGCCTACAACACCCGTTCCGAGGCGGAGGTCGACGAGATCCTGGCGACTGCCGAGAAAGCCGGCGGCCGCATCGTCAAGCCGGCGCAACGGGCCTTCTGGGGCGGCTGGTACGGCTACTTCGCAGACACCGAAGGCCATCTGTGGGAAGTGGCCCACAATCCCGATTTCCCTATAGCGGAGGATGGCAGCATCTTGCTGCCGTAA
- a CDS encoding enoyl-CoA hydratase, with protein sequence MAEIVAIKRSTPEGPVWASLDKGVLRLVLSNPPANVLSIATMAALQAQLDGAQDDEAVRVIVIAAQGNVFCAGHDLKELTARRSDADRGRAFFELTMSRCSALMQSIVRHPKPVVAEVDGLATAAGLQLVASCDLAIASDQSAFCTPGVNIGLFCSTPMVALSRNVSRKQAMEMLLTGETIDATTARDFGLINRVVPREYLNHIVGKYTQTIVSKSPLTLKIGKEAFYAQAEMGLAEAYDHAARVMVDNMLAKDAEEGIGAFIEKRQANWTGE encoded by the coding sequence ATGGCAGAAATAGTCGCCATCAAGCGTAGCACACCGGAAGGTCCGGTTTGGGCCAGCCTCGACAAGGGCGTGCTGCGTCTCGTGCTCTCCAATCCGCCGGCCAACGTACTCTCGATCGCGACGATGGCGGCCCTTCAGGCCCAGCTCGACGGCGCCCAGGACGACGAGGCGGTCCGCGTCATCGTGATCGCTGCGCAAGGCAACGTGTTCTGTGCCGGTCATGATCTCAAGGAGCTGACGGCGCGCCGCAGCGACGCCGATCGTGGTCGCGCCTTCTTCGAACTCACAATGTCGCGCTGTTCGGCGCTGATGCAGAGCATCGTGCGCCACCCCAAGCCTGTCGTAGCCGAGGTCGATGGCCTCGCCACCGCCGCCGGCCTGCAACTCGTCGCCAGTTGCGACCTGGCCATTGCCTCCGACCAGTCCGCCTTCTGCACGCCTGGCGTCAATATCGGTCTGTTCTGTTCGACGCCGATGGTTGCCCTGTCGCGCAACGTTTCGCGCAAGCAGGCGATGGAGATGCTTTTGACCGGCGAGACCATCGACGCCACGACGGCGCGCGACTTCGGCTTGATCAACCGCGTCGTGCCGCGCGAATACCTGAATCACATTGTTGGAAAATATACGCAAACCATTGTTTCAAAATCACCTTTGACGCTGAAAATCGGCAAGGAGGCATTCTATGCCCAGGCCGAGATGGGGCTCGCCGAGGCCTATGATCATGCGGCACGCGTGATGGTCGACAACATGCTGGCAAAGGATGCCGAGGAGGGTATTGGCGCCTTTATCGAAAAGCGCCAGGCCAACTGGACAGGAGAATAG
- a CDS encoding glycerophosphodiester phosphodiesterase family protein produces MRAVLGGAVSVLLTLGLATSGHAGSRSEEILARFENANQWRDHVMVVAHRAGGLQDGKRRFAENSIAALHDAISLGAEMVEIDIRRSADGELIVMHDSWLDRTTDCKGEVVTRAMDELRKCRLVVEGTGNVTAEPVPTLREYLSVARGKILVNLDNKLETADLVDMVALARAMEMEEQVVVKANLWNAERVATVKAVMARVGQGFQFMPIMADDAVRDPAFVEASGKAFAANALEMIAWRGDAESMTVSGGPLFSVKVKAAAVRGDWHIWVDTHAIVNKPGGYLAGGRGDELAVAAGFPNEVFGFWVERGATMIQTDEPRAAINWLAANGYRVPYAEVEKPVASVAGTGASQLPTN; encoded by the coding sequence ATGCGGGCAGTTCTGGGAGGCGCAGTCTCGGTCTTGCTGACCCTCGGTCTGGCGACATCCGGCCATGCCGGTTCTCGTTCCGAAGAGATTCTCGCGCGCTTCGAAAATGCCAATCAGTGGCGCGACCATGTGATGGTCGTGGCGCACAGGGCAGGTGGCCTGCAGGACGGCAAGCGGCGCTTTGCCGAAAACTCCATCGCCGCCCTGCATGATGCGATCTCGCTCGGTGCCGAGATGGTCGAGATCGACATCCGCCGCTCAGCCGACGGCGAGCTGATCGTCATGCATGACAGCTGGCTCGACCGCACCACCGACTGCAAGGGCGAAGTCGTCACCCGTGCGATGGACGAACTCAGGAAATGCCGGCTGGTCGTCGAGGGTACCGGCAACGTCACCGCCGAGCCGGTGCCGACCCTGAGGGAATATCTCTCGGTTGCCAGGGGCAAGATCCTGGTCAATCTCGACAACAAGCTCGAAACCGCCGATCTCGTCGACATGGTTGCGCTGGCGCGCGCCATGGAGATGGAAGAGCAGGTGGTGGTCAAGGCGAACCTCTGGAATGCCGAGCGTGTCGCTACCGTCAAGGCTGTGATGGCGCGGGTGGGGCAGGGCTTCCAGTTCATGCCGATCATGGCCGACGATGCGGTGCGTGACCCGGCTTTCGTTGAGGCATCGGGCAAGGCTTTCGCCGCCAATGCCTTGGAGATGATTGCCTGGCGCGGCGACGCCGAAAGCATGACCGTGTCTGGCGGGCCGTTGTTTTCGGTCAAGGTCAAGGCTGCGGCCGTTCGTGGCGACTGGCACATCTGGGTCGACACCCATGCCATCGTCAACAAGCCGGGCGGCTATCTTGCCGGCGGCCGCGGCGACGAACTGGCGGTTGCTGCCGGCTTCCCCAACGAGGTGTTCGGCTTCTGGGTCGAACGTGGCGCGACGATGATCCAGACCGACGAGCCGCGTGCAGCCATCAACTGGCTGGCCGCCAATGGCTATCGCGTGCCTTATGCCGAGGTCGAGAAACCCGTGGCCTCTGTCGCAGGGACGGGCGCCTCTCAGCTGCCGACCAACTGA
- the rpsI gene encoding 30S ribosomal protein S9 yields MADLSSLAELGTVAAAAQPAAPVHVQKLDKSGRAYATGKRKNAIARVWIKPGTGKIIVNGKEFATYFARPVLQMILNQPIVAAARVGQYDVIATVVGGGLSGQAGAVRHGVSKALTYYEPTLRGVLKKGGFLTRDSRVVERKKYGKAKARRSFQFSKR; encoded by the coding sequence ATGGCTGATCTCAGCTCGCTCGCAGAACTCGGCACCGTCGCTGCAGCCGCACAGCCGGCAGCTCCGGTCCACGTCCAGAAGCTCGACAAGAGCGGCCGCGCCTATGCCACCGGCAAGCGCAAGAACGCCATTGCTCGCGTCTGGATCAAGCCAGGCACCGGCAAGATCATCGTCAACGGCAAGGAATTCGCGACTTACTTCGCGCGCCCCGTGCTGCAGATGATCCTGAACCAGCCGATCGTCGCGGCTGCCCGCGTCGGCCAGTACGACGTCATCGCCACCGTCGTTGGCGGCGGTCTCTCGGGCCAGGCCGGCGCTGTTCGTCACGGCGTCTCCAAGGCGCTGACCTACTACGAGCCGACGCTGCGCGGCGTGCTCAAGAAGGGCGGCTTCCTGACCCGCGACAGCCGTGTCGTCGAGCGTAAGAAGTACGGTAAGGCCAAGGCCCGCCGTTCGTTCCAGTTCTCGAAGCGCTAA
- a CDS encoding aminoglycoside phosphotransferase family protein, with protein MDQAVIPDPGPDHGPDAGPDRWPARWNVSDPQLIAETFSSRIWKVRLTDGKPAVVKALKPFDDVADELRGAHYLSWRDGVGAVRLLGFEGHDMLLEYAGDRLLVDELNEHGDRHATDIANEVMARLFSPSDVTPPADLQPLRARFASLFNKAELDRDAGLESPYRDAAVIAERLLSNPHELRVLHGDLHHDNLLLGERGWLVIDPKGIIGDPGFDAANFFYNPLDRHDDLCIDPQRIAYMAEAFAKTLGQRPDTMLDHAIAWGCLSSSWHAEDDNGEDEASELSVVAAVRAVRASF; from the coding sequence ATGGATCAGGCTGTCATTCCAGATCCCGGGCCAGATCACGGGCCAGATGCCGGGCCAGATCGCTGGCCTGCGCGGTGGAATGTCAGTGATCCGCAGCTCATTGCCGAGACCTTTTCCAGCCGCATCTGGAAGGTGCGCCTGACCGACGGCAAGCCGGCGGTGGTCAAGGCGCTCAAGCCGTTCGACGATGTCGCCGACGAATTGCGCGGCGCACATTATCTGAGCTGGCGCGACGGCGTTGGAGCCGTGCGCCTGCTCGGCTTCGAGGGGCACGATATGCTGCTCGAATATGCCGGCGACCGGCTGCTTGTCGACGAATTGAACGAGCATGGCGACCGCCACGCCACCGACATCGCCAACGAGGTGATGGCCAGGCTGTTTTCGCCGTCCGACGTGACTCCTCCCGCCGATCTGCAGCCGCTGCGGGCGCGCTTTGCCAGCCTATTCAACAAAGCCGAGCTGGATCGCGATGCCGGGCTGGAAAGCCCTTATCGGGACGCTGCCGTCATTGCGGAACGGCTGCTTTCGAATCCGCACGAGTTGCGCGTGCTGCATGGCGACCTGCACCACGACAACCTCCTGCTCGGCGAACGCGGCTGGCTGGTCATCGATCCCAAGGGCATAATTGGCGATCCCGGCTTCGACGCGGCGAACTTCTTCTACAACCCGCTCGACCGACACGACGACCTCTGCATCGATCCGCAGCGCATCGCCTATATGGCGGAAGCTTTCGCCAAAACGCTGGGCCAGCGCCCTGACACCATGCTGGATCACGCCATTGCCTGGGGCTGCCTGTCGTCGTCCTGGCATGCCGAGGACGACAACGGCGAGGACGAGGCGAGCGAGTTGTCCGTCGTGGCGGCTGTCAGGGCGGTACGCGCTAGCTTCTGA
- a CDS encoding PaaI family thioesterase — MPEQHGLKPKMTATEVNDLLRQVYPQLNEHHDFYRVTEVFPGGCTVRLNADERHLRPGGTVSGPSLFTLADIGGYVCVLSHAGPDALSVTTNLNINFMRKAEAGPIDGHCRILKLGKSLMVFDIDIVAGPDRQTVAHATGTYSIPPKR, encoded by the coding sequence ATGCCCGAGCAGCACGGATTGAAGCCGAAGATGACGGCAACCGAGGTCAACGACCTTCTGAGGCAGGTCTACCCCCAGCTCAACGAGCATCATGATTTCTACCGGGTGACCGAGGTCTTTCCGGGCGGCTGCACCGTTCGCCTCAATGCCGACGAACGCCATCTCCGGCCCGGCGGCACAGTCTCGGGCCCATCGCTTTTCACGCTCGCCGACATTGGCGGATATGTCTGCGTGCTGAGCCACGCCGGCCCCGACGCGCTGTCGGTGACGACCAATCTCAACATTAACTTCATGCGCAAGGCCGAAGCCGGACCGATCGACGGCCACTGCCGCATCCTCAAGCTCGGCAAGAGCCTGATGGTTTTCGACATCGATATCGTCGCCGGCCCGGACCGGCAGACAGTGGCGCACGCAACCGGCACCTATTCGATCCCGCCGAAGCGCTGA
- a CDS encoding winged helix-turn-helix transcriptional regulator, producing the protein MPVYDVYAKNCPTRMLLDHIADKWTSLVLWKISEGPVRFNQLRRDVEGISTKVLSQTLKRLGRDGLINREVFATVPVTVEYSITPLGRTLSEKISIIAEWAETNVEAVLAAQQRFDTEAGAESAATMPGGAKRGLIPAAGMR; encoded by the coding sequence ATGCCCGTCTACGACGTCTACGCCAAGAATTGCCCGACCAGGATGCTGCTCGACCACATCGCCGACAAATGGACGTCGCTGGTGCTGTGGAAGATTTCCGAAGGACCGGTGCGCTTCAACCAACTGCGCCGCGACGTCGAGGGTATTTCGACCAAGGTGCTGTCGCAGACACTGAAGCGGCTCGGCCGCGACGGCCTGATAAACCGCGAGGTGTTTGCGACCGTGCCGGTGACGGTGGAATATTCGATCACCCCGCTCGGCCGGACGCTTTCCGAGAAGATCTCGATCATTGCCGAATGGGCTGAAACCAACGTCGAGGCCGTGCTGGCTGCACAGCAGCGCTTCGACACTGAGGCCGGCGCCGAGTCAGCTGCGACTATGCCCGGCGGCGCAAAACGCGGCCTCATCCCAGCCGCAGGCATGCGGTAA
- the speB gene encoding agmatinase, whose product MPSSSIDHAFTARTPKGRSGDPTYAGALSFMRRKYSKNVAGADAVVWGIPFDAAVTNRPGARFGPQAIRRASAIFDCDPQYPFSRDLFDDLAVIDYGDCLLDSGNHQKTPATIEREAAKILKSGAFLLTLGGDHFVTWPVLKAHAAIHGPMALVQFDAHQDTWPDDGKRIDHGSFVARAVKDGIIDPDRSIQIGIRTHAPDDCGIKILYGHEVEEMRAADIAYAIAERTGGKKTYVTFDIDCLDPAYAPGTGTPVAGGPSSARILSVLRQMTQIDIVGADVVEVAPAYDHADITAIAGSTVAMHYLGLLAERKARDKA is encoded by the coding sequence ATGCCCTCTTCGTCGATCGATCACGCCTTTACCGCACGCACCCCCAAGGGGCGCTCGGGTGATCCGACCTATGCAGGGGCATTGTCCTTCATGCGCCGCAAATACTCGAAGAACGTCGCCGGCGCCGACGCGGTCGTCTGGGGCATCCCCTTCGACGCCGCCGTCACCAACCGGCCGGGCGCGCGCTTCGGCCCACAGGCCATCCGCCGCGCCTCGGCGATCTTCGATTGCGATCCGCAATACCCGTTCAGCCGCGACCTGTTCGACGACCTCGCCGTCATCGACTATGGCGACTGCCTGCTCGACAGCGGCAATCACCAGAAGACACCGGCAACGATCGAACGCGAGGCGGCCAAGATCCTGAAATCGGGCGCTTTCCTTTTGACGCTTGGCGGCGACCATTTCGTGACCTGGCCGGTGCTGAAGGCGCATGCGGCGATCCACGGCCCGATGGCGCTGGTGCAGTTCGACGCCCACCAGGACACCTGGCCTGACGACGGCAAGCGCATCGACCATGGCTCGTTCGTGGCCCGTGCCGTCAAGGACGGCATCATCGACCCCGACCGCTCGATCCAGATCGGCATTCGCACGCATGCACCCGACGACTGCGGCATCAAGATCCTCTACGGCCACGAGGTCGAGGAGATGCGCGCCGCCGACATCGCCTATGCGATCGCCGAACGCACCGGCGGCAAGAAGACCTATGTCACCTTCGACATCGACTGTCTCGACCCGGCCTATGCGCCGGGAACCGGCACGCCGGTGGCGGGCGGGCCGTCCTCGGCCAGGATCCTGTCGGTGCTGCGCCAGATGACCCAGATCGACATCGTCGGCGCCGACGTCGTCGAGGTTGCGCCGGCCTATGACCATGCCGATATTACGGCAATCGCCGGCTCGACGGTCGCGATGCATTATCTTGGTCTGCTGGCCGAGAGGAAGGCGCGCGACAAGGCCTGA
- a CDS encoding DUF2842 domain-containing protein: MPVRVKKLIGTVLLVLLVIVYALVATMVAVAQLSQSGPVAHLLFFFLSGLLWILPAMWIIKWMVKPSKTAGH, encoded by the coding sequence ATGCCCGTGCGCGTCAAGAAGCTGATCGGAACCGTGCTGCTGGTGCTGCTGGTCATCGTATACGCGCTGGTTGCCACCATGGTGGCGGTCGCTCAGCTGTCGCAGTCCGGCCCGGTGGCCCATCTGCTGTTCTTCTTCCTCAGCGGCCTTCTCTGGATCCTGCCGGCGATGTGGATCATCAAATGGATGGTCAAGCCATCCAAGACCGCGGGCCACTAG
- a CDS encoding NAD(P)H-binding protein — translation MPEGKILVLAATGNVGAPLVSELLRRGEKVMAASRSVASLATGAEAVRLDLSDPRNLAVALEGVDRIFALSPTGYLDPVGLLAPVLEAAAARDIKIVLQTALGVDANDAIPLRQLELKLQASAAPHVILRPNWFSDNFATYWANDVRRGEIRVPAGEGRSSFVDARDVAAAAAGALTSHQHDGKAFALTGPVAYSYAEAARLLSAALGRPVGYTPIDDRTFVAEVVAAGLTPGYAELLAAIFQPVAEGWTSGVTDAVEVLSGKVPRSLEQSIGDIAVRLDA, via the coding sequence ATGCCTGAAGGAAAGATCCTCGTCCTTGCAGCCACCGGCAATGTTGGCGCACCGCTGGTCTCCGAACTGTTGCGCCGGGGAGAGAAGGTCATGGCCGCCAGTCGTAGTGTTGCGTCGCTCGCAACCGGTGCCGAGGCCGTACGGCTCGACCTTTCCGATCCGCGGAACCTCGCTGTGGCACTGGAAGGCGTGGACCGCATCTTTGCCTTGTCGCCGACCGGCTATCTCGATCCCGTCGGCCTGCTCGCGCCCGTACTCGAGGCGGCAGCAGCGCGCGACATCAAGATCGTGCTGCAGACGGCCCTTGGCGTTGACGCCAATGATGCCATCCCGCTCAGACAGCTGGAACTAAAGCTGCAGGCCTCGGCTGCGCCACATGTCATCCTGCGTCCCAACTGGTTCAGCGACAACTTCGCCACCTACTGGGCGAACGATGTCAGGCGCGGCGAAATCCGCGTGCCGGCAGGCGAGGGCAGGTCGAGTTTCGTCGATGCCCGCGATGTGGCCGCCGCTGCTGCCGGTGCGCTGACCAGCCACCAGCACGACGGCAAGGCCTTCGCGCTGACCGGTCCGGTGGCCTACAGCTATGCCGAAGCGGCGAGGCTCCTGTCCGCGGCCCTTGGACGTCCTGTCGGCTATACGCCGATCGACGATCGCACCTTTGTTGCGGAAGTGGTCGCGGCCGGGCTGACGCCAGGCTACGCCGAGCTCCTGGCGGCTATCTTCCAGCCCGTTGCCGAGGGCTGGACGTCAGGCGTAACCGACGCCGTCGAAGTGCTGTCGGGCAAGGTGCCGCGCTCGCTGGAGCAGTCGATCGGCGACATAGCCGTGCGCCTCGACGCCTGA
- the argC gene encoding N-acetyl-gamma-glutamyl-phosphate reductase, whose translation MTPKIFIDGEHGTTGLQIRTRLAARDDLDVLSIPEAERRNVDLRAERLHEADVAILCLPDDASKEAVRILEGNNSTRIIDTSTAHRVHPDWAYGFAEMDAAQRKRIADARLVANPGCYPTGAISLIRPLVAAGTLPADYPVSVNAVSGYTGGGKQMIGQMEDASRPDHIASPHFLYGLPLMHKHVAEMKQHGLLERRPIFAPSVGRFAQGMIVQVPLHLADLNGSASIGDIHATLAAHYAGQDIVEVVPLAVSSKLDRLDPTELADTDRMQLYVFGTEGQGQVNLVALLDNLGKGASGAAVQNMDLMLGLKH comes from the coding sequence ATGACACCGAAAATATTCATCGACGGCGAACACGGCACCACCGGCCTCCAGATCCGCACGCGTCTCGCTGCCCGCGACGACCTCGACGTGTTGTCGATCCCGGAAGCAGAACGCCGCAACGTCGACCTCAGGGCCGAGCGCCTGCATGAGGCTGATGTCGCCATCCTTTGCCTGCCCGACGATGCCTCGAAGGAAGCTGTGCGCATCCTCGAGGGCAACAATTCGACCCGCATCATCGACACGTCGACGGCGCATCGCGTCCACCCCGACTGGGCCTACGGCTTTGCCGAGATGGACGCTGCCCAGCGCAAGCGCATCGCCGATGCCCGGCTGGTCGCCAACCCCGGCTGCTATCCGACCGGCGCGATCTCGCTGATCCGTCCGCTTGTGGCGGCCGGCACCCTCCCCGCCGACTATCCGGTCAGCGTCAACGCCGTTTCCGGCTACACCGGCGGCGGCAAGCAGATGATCGGCCAGATGGAGGACGCCTCCCGCCCCGACCACATCGCTTCGCCGCATTTCCTCTATGGCCTGCCACTGATGCACAAGCACGTCGCCGAGATGAAGCAGCATGGCCTGCTCGAGCGGCGTCCGATCTTCGCGCCGTCGGTCGGCCGTTTTGCCCAGGGCATGATCGTCCAGGTGCCGCTGCATCTCGCCGACCTCAATGGCTCGGCCTCGATCGGCGACATCCACGCCACGCTTGCCGCGCATTATGCCGGACAGGACATCGTCGAGGTCGTGCCGCTGGCGGTCAGCTCCAAGCTCGACCGGCTTGACCCGACCGAGCTTGCCGACACTGACCGGATGCAGCTCTATGTCTTTGGCACGGAAGGCCAGGGTCAGGTCAACCTGGTGGCACTGCTCGACAACCTCGGCAAGGGCGCCTCGGGTGCCGCCGTCCAGAACATGGACCTGATGCTCGGGCTCAAGCACTAG